A region of Arabidopsis thaliana chromosome 5, partial sequence DNA encodes the following proteins:
- the TSB1 gene encoding tryptophan synthase beta-subunit 1 (tryptophan synthase beta-subunit 1 (TSB1); FUNCTIONS IN: tryptophan synthase activity; INVOLVED IN: response to oxidative stress, tryptophan biosynthetic process, response to salt stress, indoleacetic acid biosynthetic process; LOCATED IN: chloroplast stroma, chloroplast; EXPRESSED IN: guard cell, root; CONTAINS InterPro DOMAIN/s: Tryptophan synthase, beta chain (InterPro:IPR006654), Tryptophan synthase, beta chain, conserved site (InterPro:IPR006653), Pyridoxal phosphate-dependent enzyme, beta subunit (InterPro:IPR001926); BEST Arabidopsis thaliana protein match is: tryptophan synthase beta-subunit 2 (TAIR:AT4G27070.1); Has 1807 Blast hits to 1807 proteins in 277 species: Archae - 0; Bacteria - 0; Metazoa - 736; Fungi - 347; Plants - 385; Viruses - 0; Other Eukaryotes - 339 (source: NCBI BLink).) — protein sequence MAASGTSATFRASVSSAPSSSSQLTHLKSPFKAVKYTPLPSSRSKSSSFSVSCTIAKDPPVLMAAGSDPALWQRPDSFGRFGKFGGKYVPETLMHALSELESAFYALATDDDFQRELAGILKDYVGRESPLYFAERLTEHYRRENGEGPLIYLKREDLNHTGAHKINNAVAQALLAKRLGKKRIIAETGAGQHGVATATVCARFGLECIIYMGAQDMERQALNVFRMRLLGAEVRGVHSGTATLKDATSEAIRDWVTNVETTHYILGSVAGPHPYPMMVRDFHAVIGKETRKQALEKWGGKPDVLVACVGGGSNAMGLFHEFVNDTEVRMIGVEAAGFGLDSGKHAATLTKGDVGVLHGAMSYLLQDDDGQIIEPHSISAGLDYPGVGPEHSFFKDMGRAEYYSITDEEALEAFKRVSRLEGIIPALETSHALAYLEKLCPTLSDGTRVVLNFSGRGDKDVQTVAKYLDV from the exons ATGGCAGCCTCAGGCACCTCTGCTACTTTCAGAGCCTCCGTTTCTTCAgctccttcctcttcttcccaATTGACCCATTTGAAATCACCCTTCAAAGCTGTCAAATATACGCCTCTGCCATCGTCTCGCTCCAAGTCATCATCCTTCTCCGTCTCCTGCACCATCGCCAAGGACCCGCCTGTTCTCATGGCCGCCGGATCTGACCCGGCCCTGTGGCAACGACCCGATTCGTTCGGTCGGTTTGGGAAGTTTGGTGGGAAGTATGTACCTGAAACCCTTATGCACGCTCTATCTGAGCTTGAATCCGCTTTCTATGCTCTTGCCACCGACGATGATTTCCAG agaGAGTTGGCTGGAATCTTGAAGGACTATGTGGGTAGAGAAAGTCCTCTGTATTTTGCAGAGAGGCTTACGGAGCATTACAGGCGCGAGAATGGCGAAGGGCCTCTTATATACTTGAAGAGAGAAGACTTGAATCACACAGGAGCTCACAAGATTAACAACGCTGTGGCTCAGGCTCTTCTTGCTAAGCGGTTGGGGAAGAAGAGGATTATTGCTGAGACAGGAGCGGGTCAACATGGTGTGGCTACAGCTACTGTGTGTGCCCGTTTTGGTTTGGAGTGTATTATCTATATGGGTGCTCAAGATATGGAGAGACAAGCACTCAATGTGTTCAGAATGCGACTTCTTGGTGCCGAG GTGAGAGGAGTCCACTCTGGAACAGCGACATTGAAGGATGCGACATCTGAAGCGATAAGAGATTGGGTGACAAATGTGGAGACTACCCATTACATATTGGGATCTGTGGCGGGTCCTCATCCTTACCCCATGATGGTCAGAGACTTTCACGCTGTGATTGGTaaagaaacaaggaaacaagCGTTGGAGAAATGGGGCGGGAAGCCGGATGTCTTGGTGGCTTGTGTCGGTGGTGGTTCAAACGCTATGGGACTCTTCCATGAATTTGTGAATGACACAGAGGTCCGGATGATCGGTGTGGAAGCAGCGGGATTCGGATTGGACAGTGGCAAACACGCTGCTACATTGACAAAGGGAGATGTTGGTGTCCTCCATGGAGCTATGAGTTACTTGCTGCAAGATGATGATGGACAAATCATTGAACCACACTCCATCAGTGCAGG ATTGGACTACCCTGGAGTCGGACCCGAGCACAGTTTCTTTAAAGACATGGGACGGGCTGAATACTATAGCATAACCGACGAAGAAGCGTTGGAAG CGTTCAAGAGAGTGTCGCGGTTAGAGGGAATCATTCCAGCACTGGAGACCTCACACGCACTAGCTTACCTCGAGAAGCTATGTCCCACATTATCAGACGGGACGAGAGTGGTCTTGAACTTCAGCGGAAGAGGAGATAAAGATGTTCAGACAGTGGCTAAATATCTTGATGTTTGA
- a CDS encoding CTD small phosphatase-like protein yields the protein MESSMNNAFIMSKHETAMFTDDQNPEESSWTMYFEDFFEASSSIVDVGDFSSSSVSDAASFVATKKTLNVSKQEGSNLDIKRTRNREIPFGRHHDLEDTASSPSGSPNVYSMMNLQDNNTRHGGGIVGDDVRNILTI from the exons ATGGAGAGTTCAATGAACAATGCCTTCATTATGAGCAAACATGAAACGGCCATGTTTACAGACGACCAAAATCCAGAAGAAAGTAGCTGGACGATGTACTTTGAGGATTTCTTCGAGGCTTCTTCAAGCATAGTTGACGTCGGAGATTTCAGCTCTTCCTCTGTCTCCGACGCAGCGTCATTCGTGGCCACTAAGAAGACCCTCAACGTGTCGAAGCAAGAAGGATCTAATTTGGACATCAAGAGGAcaagaaatagagagattCCTTTTGGCCGTCATCATGATCTTGAAGACACTGCCTCTTCTCCTTCTGGTAGCCCTAAC GTCTATAGCATGATGAACCTACAAGACAACAACACTAGACACGGGGGTGGTATTGTGGGTGATGATGTAAGAAACatattaactatataa
- a CDS encoding Ypt/Rab-GAP domain of gyp1p superfamily protein (Ypt/Rab-GAP domain of gyp1p superfamily protein; FUNCTIONS IN: RAB GTPase activator activity; INVOLVED IN: regulation of Rab GTPase activity; LOCATED IN: mitochondrion; EXPRESSED IN: 24 plant structures; EXPRESSED DURING: 15 growth stages; CONTAINS InterPro DOMAIN/s: RabGAP/TBC (InterPro:IPR000195); BEST Arabidopsis thaliana protein match is: Ypt/Rab-GAP domain of gyp1p superfamily protein (TAIR:AT4G27100.2); Has 4120 Blast hits to 4004 proteins in 231 species: Archae - 0; Bacteria - 0; Metazoa - 2315; Fungi - 731; Plants - 615; Viruses - 0; Other Eukaryotes - 459 (source: NCBI BLink).), with protein MWGAAAEPADSYYLIRPECTDVPNTKFKIKPGKTLSVRKWQAAFTTEGFLDIGKTLSRIQRGGIHPSIRGEVWEFLLGCYDPKSTFEEREQIRQRRRLQYASWKEECKQMFPVIGSGGFITAPVITNKGEPIYDPIVLQETNLGANGSDFFKDLASRGPLDQKVIQWLLTLHQIGLDVNRTDRTLVFYEKKENLSKLWDILALYAWIDNDVGYCQGMSDLCSPMIMLLEDEADAFWCFERLMRRLRGNFRDTGRSVGVEAQLTHLASITQIIDPKLHHHLEKLGGGDYLFAIRMIMVQFRREFSFCDSLYLWEMMWALEYDPEMYSLYEEPQFEGERIEGSSKGKPKSINQCGKYERENMKNGGKSAEGPLPISVFLVASVLKDKSSKLMTEARGLDDVVKILNDITGNLDAKKACTGAMKLHKKYLKKAKK; from the exons ATGTGGGGAGCCGCCGCAGAACCAGCAGATTCTTATTACCTGATTCGTCCTGAGTGCACTGATGTCCCCAATACCAAATTCAAGATCAAA CCTGGTAAAACTCTAAGTGTAAGAAAATGGCAAGCTGCATTTACAACAGAAGGATTCCTTGATATTGGCAAGACTCTAAGTCGAATCCAACGAGGG GGGATCCATCCATCAATTAGAGGAGAAGTCTGGGAATTCTTACTTGGTTGTTATGATCCAAAAAGCacatttgaagaaagagagcaaATCCGACAACGTAGAAG ATTGCAGTATGCTTCTTGGAAGGAGGAATGTAAACAAATGTTTCCCGTCATCGGAAGTGGTGGATTCATTACTGCACCTGTAATTACCAACAAGGGTGAACCCATTTACGATCCTATTGTActacaagaaacaaatttag GTGCAAATGGTTCAGATTTCTTCAAAGATCTTGCAAGCCGTGGACCTTTGGACCAGAAAGTTATTCAATGGCTGTTAACACTTCACCAAATAG GTCTTGATGTAAATCGCACAGATAGGACTTTGGTATTCTATGAGAAAAAGGAGAACTTGTCTAAGCTTTGGGACATTCTAGCTCTTTACGCATGGATAGACAATGATGTTGGTTATTGCCAAG GAATGAGTGATCTTTGTTCCCCTATGATTATGCTTCTTGAGGACGAAGCTGATGCTTTTTGGTGTTTCGAAAGATTGATGCGCCGATTG CGAGGGAATTTTCGTGACACGGGGAGATCAGTTGGAGTCGAAGCACAGCTTACTCATTTGGCTTCAATCACTCAGATTATTGACCCCAAACTTCACCATCACTTAG AGAAATTGGGTGGTGGTGACTATCTCTTTGCTATTCGAATGATAATGGTTCAGTTCCGAAGAGAATTCTCCTTTTGTGACTCCTTGTACCTTTGGGAG ATGATGTGGGCATTAGAGTACGACCCTGAAATGTATTCTCTATATGAGGAGCCTCAATTCGAGGGAGAGAGAATCGAAGGTTCCTCCAAAGGTAAACCAAAGTCGATAAACCAATGCGGGAAGTACGAGAGAGAGAACATGAAGAATGGAGGGAAAAGCGCGGAAGGTCCTTTGCCTATCTCTGTTTTCTTAGTGGCTAGTGTTTTGAAAGACAAGAGTTCTAAGTTAATGACCGAAGCTCGAGGACTTGATGACGTTGTAAAG ATCTTAAACGACATAACCGGAAACTTGGATGCTAAAAAAGCCTGTACTGGTGCAATGAAACTTCACAAGAAGTATCTTAAAAAG GCCAAGAAATAG
- a CDS encoding CTD small phosphatase-like protein (unknown protein; BEST Arabidopsis thaliana protein match is: unknown protein (TAIR:AT1G50930.1); Has 53 Blast hits to 53 proteins in 10 species: Archae - 0; Bacteria - 0; Metazoa - 0; Fungi - 0; Plants - 53; Viruses - 0; Other Eukaryotes - 0 (source: NCBI BLink).) has translation MESSMNNAFIMSKHETAMFTDDQNPEESSWTMYFEDFFEASSSIVDVGDFSSSSVSDAASFVATKKTLNVSKQEGSNLDIKRTRNREIPFGRHHDLEDTASSPSGSPNVYSMMNLQDNNTRHGGGIVGDDEKRVSAVPNQGGLPIDLKKKGLCLVPLSMVTNFLG, from the exons ATGGAGAGTTCAATGAACAATGCCTTCATTATGAGCAAACATGAAACGGCCATGTTTACAGACGACCAAAATCCAGAAGAAAGTAGCTGGACGATGTACTTTGAGGATTTCTTCGAGGCTTCTTCAAGCATAGTTGACGTCGGAGATTTCAGCTCTTCCTCTGTCTCCGACGCAGCGTCATTCGTGGCCACTAAGAAGACCCTCAACGTGTCGAAGCAAGAAGGATCTAATTTGGACATCAAGAGGAcaagaaatagagagattCCTTTTGGCCGTCATCATGATCTTGAAGACACTGCCTCTTCTCCTTCTGGTAGCCCTAAC GTCTATAGCATGATGAACCTACAAGACAACAACACTAGACACGGGGGTGGTATTGTGGGTGATGAT GAGAAAAGAGTGAGTGCAGTGCCAAACCAAGGTGGACTACCAATAGACTTGAAGAAAAAAGGGCTTTGTTTAGTTCCTTTGTCTATGGTCACCAATTTTCTTGgttga
- the THI1 gene encoding thiazole biosynthetic enzyme, chloroplast (ARA6) (THI1) (THI4) (THI1; FUNCTIONS IN: protein homodimerization activity, zinc ion binding; INVOLVED IN: oxazole or thiazole biosynthetic process, response to cold, thiamin biosynthetic process, response to DNA damage stimulus; LOCATED IN: in 6 components; EXPRESSED IN: 22 plant structures; EXPRESSED DURING: 15 growth stages; CONTAINS InterPro DOMAIN/s: Thiamine biosynthesis Thi4 protein (InterPro:IPR002922); Has 1807 Blast hits to 1807 proteins in 277 species: Archae - 0; Bacteria - 0; Metazoa - 736; Fungi - 347; Plants - 385; Viruses - 0; Other Eukaryotes - 339 (source: NCBI BLink).), which yields MAAIASTLSLSSTKPQRLFDSSFHGSAISAAPISIGLKPRSFSVRATTAGYDLNAFTFDPIKESIVSREMTRRYMTDMITYAETDVVVVGAGSAGLSAAYEISKNPNVQVAIIEQSVSPGGGAWLGGQLFSAMIVRKPAHLFLDEIGVAYDEQDTYVVVKHAALFTSTIMSKLLARPNVKLFNAVAAEDLIVKGNRVGGVVTNWALVAQNHHTQSCMDPNVMEAKIVVSSCGHDGPFGATGVKRLKSIGMIDHVPGMKALDMNTAEDAIVRLTREVVPGMIVTGMEVAEIDGAPRMGPTFGAMMISGQKAGQLALKALGLPNAIDGTLVGNLSPELVLAAADSAETVDA from the exons atggctGCCATAGCTtctactctctctctttcttcaaccAAACCTCAGAGACTTTTCGATTCTTCCTTCCATGGCTCAGCCATCTCCGCAGCTCCTATCTCCATCGGTCTCAAACCACGATCTTTCTCCGTTCGCGCCACAACCGCTGGTTACGACTTGAACGCTTTCACGTTCGACCCGATCAAGGAATCGATCGTGTCACGTGAGATGACGAGAAGGTACATGACGGATATGATCACTTATGCTGAGACTGATGTCGTCGTCGTTGGTGCTGGATCTGCTGGTTTATCTGCTGCTTATGAGATCAGTAAGAACCCTAATGTTCAAGTTGCCATTATTGAGCAATCTGTTAGTCCTGGTGGTGGTGCTTGGCTCGGTGGTCAGCTTTTCTCCGCCATG ATTGTTCGCAAACCAGCTCACTTGTTCCTTGACGAGATTGGTGTGGCTTACGATGAGCAAGACACCTACGTTGTGGTTAAGCACGCGGCTCTGTTCACATCAACCATCATGAGCAAGCTTTTGGCTCGTCCTAATGTGAAGCTCTTCAACGCTGTGGCTGCTGAGGATTTGATTGTGAAAGGAAACAGAGTTGGTGGTGTGGTGACTAACTGGGCTCTTGTGGCTCAGAACCACCACACACAATCGTGTATGGACCCTAATGTTATGGAAGCGAAGATTGTGGTTAGCTCTTGTGGTCATGATGGTCCTTTTGGAGCTACTGGTGTTAAGAGGTTGAAGAGTATTGGGATGATTGATCATGTTCCTGGGATGAAAGCTTTGGACATGAACACTGCTGAGGACGCTATTGTGAGGTTGACCAGAGAGGTTGTTCCTGGTATGATTGTTACCGGTATGGAAGTTGCTGAGATCGATGGTGCACCGAGAATG GGACCAACTTTTGGTGCTATGATGATATCGGGACAAAAGGCGGGACAACTTGCTCTTAAGGCTTTGGGGCTACCGAATGCTATTGACGGAACTCTCGTTGGAAACCTAAGCCCGGAGCTGGTCTTAGCCGCAGCAGATTCAGCTGAAACCGTAGATGCTTAA
- the GPT1 gene encoding glucose 6-phosphate/phosphate translocator 1 (glucose 6-phosphate/phosphate translocator 1 (GPT1); FUNCTIONS IN: antiporter activity, glucose-6-phosphate transmembrane transporter activity; INVOLVED IN: vacuole organization, pollen maturation, embryo sac development, response to nematode, lipid particle organization; LOCATED IN: integral to membrane, chloroplast; EXPRESSED IN: 22 plant structures; EXPRESSED DURING: 14 growth stages; CONTAINS InterPro DOMAIN/s: Tpt phosphate/phosphoenolpyruvate translocator (InterPro:IPR004696), Protein of unknown function DUF250 (InterPro:IPR004853); BEST Arabidopsis thaliana protein match is: glucose-6-phosphate/phosphate translocator 2 (TAIR:AT1G61800.1); Has 30201 Blast hits to 17322 proteins in 780 species: Archae - 12; Bacteria - 1396; Metazoa - 17338; Fungi - 3422; Plants - 5037; Viruses - 0; Other Eukaryotes - 2996 (source: NCBI BLink).) translates to MVLSVKQTLSPKIGLFRRNPSSSLGRSPVSLSFPSTELPKRTVLAVSKPLHLSSSLRAKSPVVRCEAYEADRSEPHPIGDDAAAAETKSEAAKKLKIGIYFATWWALNVVFNIYNKKVLNAYPYPWLTSTLSLAAGSLMMLISWAVGIVETPKTDFDFWKTLFPVAVAHTIGHVAATVSMSKVAVSFTHIIKSGEPAFSVLVSRFILGETFPTSVYLSLIPIIGGCALSALTELNFNMIGFMGAMISNLAFVFRNIFSKKGMKGKSVSGMNYYACLSMLSLLILTPFAIAVEGPQMWVDGWQTALATVGPQFVWWVVAQSVFYHLYNQVSYMSLDQISPLTFSVGNTMKRISVIVSSIIIFRTPVQPVNALGAAIAILGTFLYSQAKL, encoded by the exons ATGGTTTTATCGGTGAAGCAAACACTCTCTCCGAAAATCGGACTTTTCCGACGAAACCCTTCATCCTCACTAGGAAGATCTCCTGTTTCTCTCTCGTTTCCATCGACGGAGCTTCCAAAACGCACCGTTTTAGCCGTGTCAAAGCCGcttcatctctcttcttctctgagaGCTAAGTCTCCGGTAGTGAGATGTGAAGCTTATGAAGCTGACCGATCAGAGCCTCATCCGATCGGTGATGATGCTGCGGCGGCGGAAACGAAATCAGAGGCGGCTAAGAAATTGAAGATCGGGATTTACTTTGCTACTTGGTGGGCTTTGAACGTTGTGTTCAATATCTACAACAAGAAGGTCTTGAACGCTTATCCTTACCCATGGCTTACCTCGACGCTTTCTCTTGCCGCTGGTTCGTTGATGATGCTTATCTCTTGGGCTGTTGGGATCGTTGAGACTCCCAAGACGGATTTTGATTTCTGGAAAACTCTTTTTCCG GTTGCTGTGGCACACACAATTGGTCATGTGGCTGCAACGGTGAGTATGTCAAAGGTTGCTGTTTCTTTCACTCACATCATCAAGAGTGGTGAACCTGCGTTTAGTGTGCTTGTCTCGAGGTTTATTTTGGGTGAAACCTTCCCTACTTCGGTTTACTTGTCTCTCATTCCAATCATTGGTGGTTGCGCTCTGTCTGCCCTTACCGAGCTTAACTTCAACATGATTG GTTTCATGGGAGCTATGATTTCGAACTTGGCTTTCGTGTTCCGTAACATCTTCTCGAAGAAGGGAATGAAGGGAAAGTCTGTGAGCGGGATGAACTACTACGCCTGTCTCTCAATGCTGTCCCTATTGATCCTCACTCCCTTTGCCATTGCTGTTGAAGGACCTCAGATGTGGGTCGATGGCTGGCAGACAGCGCTCGCTACTGTCGGACCACAGTTTGTCTG GTGGGTGGTTGCGCAGAGTGTGTTCTATCACCTCTACAACCAAGTGTCTTACATGTCTTTAGACCAAATCTCTCCCTTGACGTTTAGTGTTGGTAACACCATGAAACGTATCTCCGTCATTGTCTCCTCCATCATTATCTTCCGCACTCCAGTCCAGCCCGTCAATGCTCTTGGAGCAGCCATTGCTATCCTTGGAACCTTCTTGTATTCCCAG GCAAAGCTCTGA
- a CDS encoding Translation initiation factor SUI1 family protein (Translation initiation factor SUI1 family protein; FUNCTIONS IN: translation initiation factor activity; INVOLVED IN: translational initiation, translation; LOCATED IN: cellular_component unknown; EXPRESSED IN: 24 plant structures; EXPRESSED DURING: 15 growth stages; CONTAINS InterPro DOMAIN/s: Translation initiation factor SUI1 (InterPro:IPR001950), Eukaryotic translation initiation factor SUI1 (InterPro:IPR005874); BEST Arabidopsis thaliana protein match is: Translation initiation factor SUI1 family protein (TAIR:AT4G27130.1); Has 1807 Blast hits to 1807 proteins in 277 species: Archae - 0; Bacteria - 0; Metazoa - 736; Fungi - 347; Plants - 385; Viruses - 0; Other Eukaryotes - 339 (source: NCBI BLink).), which yields MSELDSQVPTAFDPFADANVEDSGAGTKEYVHIRVQQRNGRKSLTTVQGLKKEYSYTKILKDLKKEFCCNGTVVQDSELGQVIQLQGDQRKNVSTFLVQAGLVKKDNIKIHGF from the exons ATGTCTGAACTTGACTCCCAGGTTCCCACTGCCTTTG ATCCGTTTGCTGATGCGAATGTTGAGGACTCAGGTGCCGGAACAAAAGAATACGTTCATATCCGTGTCCAGCAGCGAAATGGTAGGAAAAGCTTGACAACCGTCCAGGGCCTGAAGAAAGAGTACAGCTATACCAAGATACTTAAGGACCTCAAGAAAGAGTTTTGCTGCAACGGCACTGTGGTTCAGGATTCAGAACTCGGACAG GTTATACAGCTTCAAGGTGACCAACGTAAGAACGTCTCCACATTCCTTGTCCAG GCTGGTTTGGTGAAGAAGGATAACATCAAGATCCATGGTTTCTAA